CCTATACAGCGCAATGGTGTCCCGAACCCATAATGACTCAAACATCCTGACGCTAGGGGAGCGAGTCATCGGCGTTGGAATAGCCATCGAAATTGTTAAGACATGGCTTTTCACTGAATTCTCCGGTGAAGAACGCCATGCAAAGCGTATTGCAAAAATAAAAGAGATTGAAAGAAAATTCTTCAAAGAGGCGGGCTGATCGCAGGCAATGTTGGAACTTAAAGTAACCAATCCATCGTTTACGGCGCCATTATCGGAAGTTGACCCAGAAATCGCCGAAGCTATTGAGCTAGAGAAAAAACGCCAAAATGGAAAGCTAGAGCTAATTGCCGCTGAAAATTTCGTCAGTCGGGCGGTGCTCGAAGCTACTGGCAGCATAATGACAAACAAATATGCAGAAGGCTATCCCGGGAAGCGTTATTATGGCGGATGCGAATACGTTGACATTGCCGAGCGTTTAGCCATTGAACGTGCAAAGCAACTATTCGGCGCAGACCACGCCAATGTCCAGCCGCACGCCGGTGCTCAAGCAAATATGGCGGTCTACTTTGCGGTAATGGAACCAGGCGATACTTATCTAGCAATGGATTTGAACCACGGAGGGCATCTCACCCACGGTAGTCCGGTAAATTTCTCTGGGAAACTCTACAATGTCATCCCCTATGGGGTTGATAGGAAGACCGAGCTAATTGACTACGATGAACTCTACAGGCTGGCGCGGGAACATAAACCAAAGCTAATAGTGGCAGGAGCAACCGTATACCCGAGAATCATAGATTTTTGCAAAATGCGGGAGATAGCTGACTCCGTCAATGCGTATTTAATGGTAGACATGGCGCATATAGCTGGTTTGGTTGCCGCGGGAGAGCATCCATCACCCGTGCCATACGCGCATTTTGTTACCACGACGACTCATAAGACTCTTCGTGGCCCGCGGTCGGGCATGATTCTCTGCAAAGCAGAATACGCAAACATGGTGGACAAAGCCGTATTCCCCGGAATGCAGGGTGGGCCATTGATGCACGTTATTGCCGCAAAAGCTGTTGCTTTGAAAGAAGCAATGACTCCGGAGTTCAAAGCATATCAGCGCCAGATTCGGCATAATGCGGCCGCCCTTGCCGAAAGTCTCCTCCAGCACGGCCTGAGACTTGTTTCCGGCGGCACAGATAACCACCTAATGTTAATCGATTTAACACCGCTTGGTCTAAATGGCAAACAAGCGCAGGAGGCTCTCGACAATGCCGGAATAACAGCCAATAAAAATACGATTCCATTCGATACTCAAAAGCCATACTTAGGAAGCGGCCTACGCCTTGGAACACCGGCATTGACAACTAGGGGTATGCGCGAGGCAGAAATGCGTATAATAGGCGGCTTAATAAACGATGTACTAAGAAACCCAGATGATGAAGCAGTCCGAACCAGAGTACTAGGCAAAGTTGCTGATTTATGCGCCCAGTTCCCTTTGTACGGCTAGCACTCTAGTGATAAATAACCAAAACAATTTTGCTAGTTTTTGCATGAAGGAGCTGACATCCAAAAACCGAATATGCGGTTAAAATTATGTCTGAAGAAACTCGAACGCGGCCGGATTGGGATAAGTATTTCCTGGAAATAGCACAAGTAGTGGCAAAGCGGTCCACGTGTCTCAGGCGTCAAATTGGTGCTGTAATCGTTCGCGACCGACGCATACTTGCGACAGGTTACAATGGTGCGCCCTCAGGCCTTGCCCACTGCTTGGATATAGGATGTCTGCGCGACAAAATGGGAATTGCTTCCGGCACTCGCACGGAGCTTTGTCGGGCACTCCATTCGGAAATGAACGCAATCATTCAGGCAGCACAGCATGGGGTCTCGACCAAGGGTGCGACATTATACTGCACACACCAGCCATGCAGCGTGTGTGCAAGAATGCTTGTTAATGCTGGAATTGCGCGAATCGTCTACATTGGCGACTATCCGGACCCCTTTGCGATGGAAATATTAAATGAAGCAGGCGTAGAGCTGATAAGATTCACAAAGGAGCTTGAGCCAATCTCCCCAACGAGGTGATGGGCTAATGAACTGGCATGTCCTCGCCTTTGGGCTTGCATTAGGTATTTCATATGTACTTACTCCCGTTGTGCGCCGCCTGGCCATAGCTCTCAACGTTATGGACCATCCTGGCGAGAGGCGAGTCCACACCCGTCCAATCCCACGATGGGGAGGGATTGCAGTATACGTTGCCTTCACTCTTACAATACTCCTTATTTCACAAATAGGTGGTAAGTTCTACCCTGAAATTAAGCTTGATATACGAATGATTGGCATCATTGTTGCGGGGGCACTTCTTGCAACCGCCGGAATGATAGACGACATGAAAGAACTATCAGCCGCCGTCCAAGCGCTCTCGATAATTGGAGCCACGGTCGTTCTAATGGGATTTGGGGTAAGCATACAGCTGATTACCAATCCTTTCGGAAACCCGCCAATAATATGGCTAAAATGGGCTTCATGGCCAGTGACCATTCTTTGGGTGTTCATCCTAACCAAGTCGATGGACCTAATGGACGGATTGGACGGATTGGCTGCGGGTATAGGAGCTATTGCATCGGGTTTCCTTGCAATAATGGCATATTACAAAGCGCAACCTGCGGTAGCGCTGATGTCAGCAACACTTTGCGGAGCTTGCATTGGCTTTCTGAGATTCAACTTCAACCCAGCAAAGATCTTTATGGGAACGGTCGGAAGCCAGTTTATCGGGTTCACCCTTGCTGCTATATCAATAGTGGGCCTCTTCAAGGTGGCGGCTGCCTTTGCCATTGCAATTCCCGTGCTGGTGTTTGGCGTGCCAATCTTCGATGCATTTTTCGTAGTTTGGAGAAGGTTTCGCGAGCGCCGGCCCGTACATGTTGCCGACCGCACCCATTTACACCATAGACTGTTAGAGAAAGGCTTGACACATAAACAAGTTGTCCTTTTGATATACATCCTTTGCTGCATATTAGGCATAGTGGCGCTAACAATTATCCTCTCCTGCAGGTAATGAAGCGAAAACTTTGGAAAAGGGACCTTCAATGCCGATAAAAGTAATGACAGTGTTCGGAACGCGACCGGACGCCGTAAAAATGTGTCCAGTAGTCTTGGAACTTCAGAAGTTTCCAGACAAGGTAGACTTGGTTGTGGCGGTCACCGGCCAGCACCGCGAAATGCTTCACCAAGTCCTTGACATCTTCCAAGTCAAGCCAAAATACGACTTGGATATCATGAAGACTAAGCAATCGTTAGCGGAAATAACTACCCGCTCCCTGCAGGGACTAGAAAACATTATCCTTAAAGAACAGCCGAATATTGTTCTTGCACAAGGAGACACGACAACAACATTCACCGCATGTTTGGCGGCATTTTACAATAAAGTAGCCGTTGGGCATGTGGAGGCAGGGCTACGGACAGACAATAAATACGACCCATTCCCAGAGGAGATAAACCGAAGGCTGACAACAGTCCTCGCCGATTTGCACTTCGCACCTACGCCGGCGGCAAAAAAGAACCTCCTTGCTGAAGGAGTACCATCGAATAAAATATACGTGACCGGCAATACGGTAATTGATGCGCTTCTCTCGGTAGCAGAACGGCCTTGGGTTTTTGACGACCCAGTTCTCGCAAGCGCTGGAACCGACGGACGGCGAATGATTCTCGTAACCGCCCATCGGCGCGAGAATTGGGGAGAGCCAATGGCATCGATTTGCCGAGCGATAAAAAAGGTAGTTGAGGAATTCCCGGACGTGTTTGTTGTATTCGCAGTACACAAGAATCCGATAGTTAGGGAGACAGTATTTCCCGAACTAGGGCAAACAGAACGCGTTCACCTAATTGAACCGCCGGATTATGTGCCCTTCGTACACTTGCTGAAGCGGTCATATCTGGTGCTGACAGACTCTGGGGGCATTCAAGAAGAAGCGCCATCTCTCGGGAAACCTGTCCTAATAATGCGAAATACTACCGAACGTCCCGAAGGCGTTGAGGCAGGAACCGGCAAACTTGTCGGCACAACCACCGAAAGAATTGTCTCGGAGACAGCCAAACTTCTTTCCAACCATGAAGCTTATAACTCTATGGCCCGTGCCGTGAACCCATATGGCGACGGGCATGCTTCCGTTAGAATCAGGGAGGCATTATTCAAATACTTTGGGTTAGACTGAGGAATTAGTGAATCCTAAGAGCCGAGTCGAAGGAATTTTCGAATTAGTTTGGGGCGTAGGAATTAGAATAGCCTTACGGATTACTCTGTGGGCTGGCTTAGCATATTTTTTGTGGAAGGCCCGCTCCGTTTTAACCGCTGTTATTATCGCAGCCGTATTGGCGTACGCCATGCTGCCAATTGTTGATTTTCTATGTTCCTACCGCGTGCGCGGCATGAAGCGCCGAACCCAACGGATAATAGCAACAACCCTCGTATTCATTTTGCTCCTTAGCGGTATTGTATCGTTTGCACTCGCGTTCATATCGCCTCTCCGAGGAGAAATGGCTGGACTAGTTGCAAGCCTTGAAGGTTCTAGCGAGCAAGTGTCAAAGATTTTTGAAAGCCTCAAGAAATGGTACATGGAGCTCCCTGACGATCTTCGGCAATTGCTAAGCGCCCAAGACCTTACCAAGCTTGGGGCGGAAGCGACAACTTGGGTGAAGGGAGCAATAACTAAGACCATAAACTGGGTTTCCCACCTTGTAGATGTAATAGCAATTCCAGTACTTGCTTTCTACTTTGTACTTGGCAGTAGAACACTAAAACGAGAGTTTGTAGGACTAGTTCCAAAGAGACGGGCGCGTGAAGCACTAGCGATTCTCCACGAGATAAGTGCAATAATGAAAAGCTACATAATTGGCCAGCTCCTACTATGCATTATTGCCGGCTTCGTTGTAGCTGCTGGGCTCAGTTTGGCAGGAATGCCCTACATACTCATTTTGAGCTTGTTCGCAGGCGTGACTAGGGCTATTCCAATTATAGGACCCATAATCAGCGGTTTGCTTATCGTACTGCTTGGAATGGCTAAATCGCCTTGGATGGGATTATACCTTCTAATTTTTGTTGCGGTTCTCCATTTTATAGAGAGCAAATTCATCATGCCCATGCTAATAGGCGACCGTATGCAGCTCCACCCAGCGCTGATACTAATCGTCCTACTAATCGGAGCCCAATTCTTTGGAATAACAGGAATGTTCCTTGCTGCACCAGTAGCAGCAGTTTTGAGAGTGCTAATAAGGTTTTATATAGTCAAGCCGCCAAAGGTACGAGTATGGGGCCTAAGCGGCGAAAGACGTGTGGCTCAATCATCTACTGATATGGGACCCGGCCCAGATGCCTATTAATGTTCAAAACTTTCTTGAAATTGGGAAGGCACTAGAGTGCAAATTATAGAAGCAATAATCCTCGGCGCAGTACAAGGTCTAACTGAATTCATACCTATTAGTAGCTCTGCCCATCTCATCATCATTCCTTGGATAGCCAATTGGAAAACTCACGATCTTGTATTTGACGTAGCCCTTCATCTAGGTACGCTCTTTGCGCTTTTGAGTTACTTTTGGCGGGAATGGTATGTAATGGTTCGGACTTCCATCGAAAGATCGAGGTTCAAGAGGGAACAATCGGGAAACAGTTCACCCAATTCGGAAGCCCTACTGCTTTGGCCAGTCATTTTCGCTTGTGTGCCTGCGGCCCTCTCCGGCATGTATTTCGAAGACGCCATAGAGTACGGTATCAGAAACAAACCTACGCTCATAGGGGCTGTGACAATCATTACGGGAATTGTCTTGCTTTTAGCTGATAGGCTTGGCAAACAGCGCCGACCTATGAAGGAAATTACAATGAAAGACTGGATAATCATAGGGTTGGCTCAAGCGCTAGCCATAATCCCTGGCGTTTCACGCTCTGGAATAACAATCACAGCAGGACTATTTTGTGGACTTAAAAGGGAAGCTGCAGCGCGATTTTCGTTCTTAATAGGAGCACCAATTATATTTGGAGCAGGGGTATATAAGCTTAAAGATCTATTCACTGATGGCCTGCCACCAAATCAAATATTGCCATTTATTCTTGGAGTAATAGCTGCCACCGTTGTTGGGTATATCTGCATCGGGTTTCTGCTCAATTACCTTAAGAAGCGAAGTATGGGGATATTCGTCGCCTACCGCGTAGTATTTGGCAGCGCCGTAATTCTTCTAGCCATAATCAGATAGACTTTGACTTCTACCATTTTTTTCGCACAGGTACCCCCGCTGATGCAAGCTCAGCTTTAATTTGGGCAATTGTATATTCACCTGTATGAATCATGCTTGCAATAATCGCTGCATCGGCACAACCTTCATTAAAGACATCAACCAGGTGTTGAGGCTTGCCTGCTCCTCCTGAAGCTACAACGGGTATACTCACATTCGTTGAAATAAGGCGCGTGAGATGGATATCATAGCCCAAACGCGTGCCATCGGCGTCAACTGAGTTGACAACAATCTCACCTGCCCCTAAATCTTCCGCCCTCTTAGCCCACTCAAGTGCATCGAGTCCCGTTCGCTCCCGGAAGCCCCTTATAGTGATTTCATAGCCGCTAGGGAAACGAGTGGTGTCATTCGTCCTCACAGGATCCATGCCAAGAACAATACACTGCCTACCGAAAACCTTTGCGCCTTCAGCGATTATAGAAGGGTTTTTCACCGCCAGGGAGTTTACAGACACCTTCTCCGCACCTGCAAGCAGAACACGATACATGTCATCCAGACTCTCAATACCGCCGCCAACTGCGAAAGGAATATGGACGACTCTGGCGACTTCTCGAACCATTTCTATGTCTATTGGCCTGCGCTCTGCAGAAGCAGTGATGTCGTAAAAAACTAATTCATCGCAGCCGCCTTGGCTGTAAGCAACAGCCATCTCAACAGGATCGCCAAGGTCTATGTTGTTTTGGAACTTTATCCCTTTAGTGACCTTCTTGTTGCGCACATCAAGACAAGGGATAATTCTTTTGGTCAGCATTTTCCATCCCACCGGCTAAAGTTCTCGAGAAGGCGCAAGCCAATTCGTCCCGACCGCTCTGGGTGGAATTGCGTGGCAAATATATTACCTTTCCCTATAATTGATGCGAATCGCACATCGGCATACTCAGTTACCCCTATTACATACGAGGTGTCCGAAGGCGATGGATAGTAGCTGTGGACGAAGTAGAACTCACTTCCATCCTCAATTCCCTCCAAAAGGGGATGTCGTCGAAGAAATTCTACCGCATTCCAACCCATATGCGGAATTTTACAAAGAGGATTCGGGGGCACAAACCGCTTGACAGTTCCAGGAATGAAACCGATGCAATTCGTCCCCCCATCTTCCTCGGAAAATTCAAAGATAATCTGGGTTCCCAAACAAATCCCAAGGAACGGCACCCCTTGGGATACGACGGTCTTCAGAGATTCAAGCAGTCCAAGTTCATTTAGGTTCTTCATTGCCTCGCCTGCGGCGCCGACGCCCGGAAAAATAACCCTCTCAGCTCTTAGGATATGCGCCGAATCGCTCGTTATCTCGCACTTCACGCCAATATGCTCTAAAGCAAGGCGAACACTTGTTAGGTTGCCTGCCTTATAATCAATAATCGCTATCATCTTACTCCCTCGGTGCACGGTGG
This sequence is a window from Armatimonadota bacterium. Protein-coding genes within it:
- a CDS encoding RpiB/LacA/LacB family sugar-phosphate isomerase, whose translation is LYSAMVSRTHNDSNILTLGERVIGVGIAIEIVKTWLFTEFSGEERHAKRIAKIKEIERKFFKEAG
- the glyA gene encoding serine hydroxymethyltransferase, with product MLELKVTNPSFTAPLSEVDPEIAEAIELEKKRQNGKLELIAAENFVSRAVLEATGSIMTNKYAEGYPGKRYYGGCEYVDIAERLAIERAKQLFGADHANVQPHAGAQANMAVYFAVMEPGDTYLAMDLNHGGHLTHGSPVNFSGKLYNVIPYGVDRKTELIDYDELYRLAREHKPKLIVAGATVYPRIIDFCKMREIADSVNAYLMVDMAHIAGLVAAGEHPSPVPYAHFVTTTTHKTLRGPRSGMILCKAEYANMVDKAVFPGMQGGPLMHVIAAKAVALKEAMTPEFKAYQRQIRHNAAALAESLLQHGLRLVSGGTDNHLMLIDLTPLGLNGKQAQEALDNAGITANKNTIPFDTQKPYLGSGLRLGTPALTTRGMREAEMRIIGGLINDVLRNPDDEAVRTRVLGKVADLCAQFPLYG
- a CDS encoding cytidine/deoxycytidylate deaminase family protein; translated protein: MSEETRTRPDWDKYFLEIAQVVAKRSTCLRRQIGAVIVRDRRILATGYNGAPSGLAHCLDIGCLRDKMGIASGTRTELCRALHSEMNAIIQAAQHGVSTKGATLYCTHQPCSVCARMLVNAGIARIVYIGDYPDPFAMEILNEAGVELIRFTKELEPISPTR
- a CDS encoding MraY family glycosyltransferase, encoding MNWHVLAFGLALGISYVLTPVVRRLAIALNVMDHPGERRVHTRPIPRWGGIAVYVAFTLTILLISQIGGKFYPEIKLDIRMIGIIVAGALLATAGMIDDMKELSAAVQALSIIGATVVLMGFGVSIQLITNPFGNPPIIWLKWASWPVTILWVFILTKSMDLMDGLDGLAAGIGAIASGFLAIMAYYKAQPAVALMSATLCGACIGFLRFNFNPAKIFMGTVGSQFIGFTLAAISIVGLFKVAAAFAIAIPVLVFGVPIFDAFFVVWRRFRERRPVHVADRTHLHHRLLEKGLTHKQVVLLIYILCCILGIVALTIILSCR
- the wecB gene encoding UDP-N-acetylglucosamine 2-epimerase (non-hydrolyzing); protein product: MPIKVMTVFGTRPDAVKMCPVVLELQKFPDKVDLVVAVTGQHREMLHQVLDIFQVKPKYDLDIMKTKQSLAEITTRSLQGLENIILKEQPNIVLAQGDTTTTFTACLAAFYNKVAVGHVEAGLRTDNKYDPFPEEINRRLTTVLADLHFAPTPAAKKNLLAEGVPSNKIYVTGNTVIDALLSVAERPWVFDDPVLASAGTDGRRMILVTAHRRENWGEPMASICRAIKKVVEEFPDVFVVFAVHKNPIVRETVFPELGQTERVHLIEPPDYVPFVHLLKRSYLVLTDSGGIQEEAPSLGKPVLIMRNTTERPEGVEAGTGKLVGTTTERIVSETAKLLSNHEAYNSMARAVNPYGDGHASVRIREALFKYFGLD
- a CDS encoding AI-2E family transporter, with the protein product MNPKSRVEGIFELVWGVGIRIALRITLWAGLAYFLWKARSVLTAVIIAAVLAYAMLPIVDFLCSYRVRGMKRRTQRIIATTLVFILLLSGIVSFALAFISPLRGEMAGLVASLEGSSEQVSKIFESLKKWYMELPDDLRQLLSAQDLTKLGAEATTWVKGAITKTINWVSHLVDVIAIPVLAFYFVLGSRTLKREFVGLVPKRRAREALAILHEISAIMKSYIIGQLLLCIIAGFVVAAGLSLAGMPYILILSLFAGVTRAIPIIGPIISGLLIVLLGMAKSPWMGLYLLIFVAVLHFIESKFIMPMLIGDRMQLHPALILIVLLIGAQFFGITGMFLAAPVAAVLRVLIRFYIVKPPKVRVWGLSGERRVAQSSTDMGPGPDAY
- the uppP gene encoding undecaprenyl-diphosphatase UppP; this encodes MQIIEAIILGAVQGLTEFIPISSSAHLIIIPWIANWKTHDLVFDVALHLGTLFALLSYFWREWYVMVRTSIERSRFKREQSGNSSPNSEALLLWPVIFACVPAALSGMYFEDAIEYGIRNKPTLIGAVTIITGIVLLLADRLGKQRRPMKEITMKDWIIIGLAQALAIIPGVSRSGITITAGLFCGLKREAAARFSFLIGAPIIFGAGVYKLKDLFTDGLPPNQILPFILGVIAATVVGYICIGFLLNYLKKRSMGIFVAYRVVFGSAVILLAIIR
- the hisF gene encoding imidazole glycerol phosphate synthase subunit HisF, whose translation is MLTKRIIPCLDVRNKKVTKGIKFQNNIDLGDPVEMAVAYSQGGCDELVFYDITASAERRPIDIEMVREVARVVHIPFAVGGGIESLDDMYRVLLAGAEKVSVNSLAVKNPSIIAEGAKVFGRQCIVLGMDPVRTNDTTRFPSGYEITIRGFRERTGLDALEWAKRAEDLGAGEIVVNSVDADGTRLGYDIHLTRLISTNVSIPVVASGGAGKPQHLVDVFNEGCADAAIIASMIHTGEYTIAQIKAELASAGVPVRKKW
- the hisH gene encoding imidazole glycerol phosphate synthase subunit HisH, giving the protein MIAIIDYKAGNLTSVRLALEHIGVKCEITSDSAHILRAERVIFPGVGAAGEAMKNLNELGLLESLKTVVSQGVPFLGICLGTQIIFEFSEEDGGTNCIGFIPGTVKRFVPPNPLCKIPHMGWNAVEFLRRHPLLEGIEDGSEFYFVHSYYPSPSDTSYVIGVTEYADVRFASIIGKGNIFATQFHPERSGRIGLRLLENFSRWDGKC